A window from Theobroma cacao cultivar B97-61/B2 chromosome 3, Criollo_cocoa_genome_V2, whole genome shotgun sequence encodes these proteins:
- the LOC18604369 gene encoding mitochondrial import inner membrane translocase subunit TIM22-4, with protein sequence MSATNSEGDSKNEAASSSEAEQPQIKGIRMPTMEEIRAQEVWDNCAVRSVVSGVMGGGLGLFMGLFLGALDNPIMQDQMTGRQQFVYTAKQMGQRSWGSAKAFAVMGFVFSAVECVVEKARAKHDTTNTVVAGCVTGGTMSARGGPKAACAGCAGFAAFSVLIEKFFERHT encoded by the exons atgtctgcGACCAACTCTGAAGGTGATTCAAAAAATGAAGCTGCAAGCTCAAGTGAAGCAGAGCAGCCTCAGATTAAGGGTATTCGAATGCCAACAATGGAGGAAATTCGTGCTCAAGAAGTTTGGGATAATTGTGCTGTTCGTAGCGTCGTTAGTGGAGTCATGG GAGGTGGGCTAGGATTGTTCATGGGCTTGTTTTTGGGTGCATTGGATAATCCTATAATGCAAGATCAAATGACTGGTAGGCAACAATTTGTTTATACCGCAAAGCAAATGGGGCAAAGAAGCTGGGGTTCTGCAAAAGCATTTGCAGTTATGGGCTTTGTTTTTTCTGCTGTTGAGTGTGTTGTTGAGAAG GCTCGAGCAAAGCATGACACCACAAATACTGTTGTTGCCGGTTGTGTAACTGGGGGAACTATGTCAGCTAGAG GTGGTCCGAAAGCAGCATGCGCTGGTTGTGCTGGTTTTGCAGCATTCTCAGTTCTAATAGAGAAGTTTTTTGAGAGACATACTTGA